In one Lolium rigidum isolate FL_2022 chromosome 3, APGP_CSIRO_Lrig_0.1, whole genome shotgun sequence genomic region, the following are encoded:
- the LOC124700224 gene encoding MICOS complex subunit mic60-like, producing MASDQTLPLPPLPAPSNPNQIHTTPTAPLPGDDSTPPPPPTASSAARKLPIKRRSPPRPSASPTSSGANPASPNPAFKFQRIWSETDELRFLQGLLGCGPQGQGLAFPRDLNVFYDQFSESMPQPYTRSQLSEKLRRLKNKHRAVAARVAKGLDPARLAPHDRDVLHLCSRLWDPAYAANSPFAGPDSANKRRRANPQGQGGGAPLDLLPAPSGDSSYNGGITSSAAAPGAFPDEMYLEQESAQNNLPYFDHQGVAPLAADPSLDGVAMSQPSETVHAFDNQAVAAFTNIAHNGAAMVADNGNCKVTPPRSNDHRVASAVLDIFEECMREAKAEGATCDANAEETELAKRWRQQRIDELDVLSRRLRLIIEDTTTAAGH from the coding sequence ATGGCCTCGGACCAGACCCTCCCACTACCTCCACTCCCCGCCCCGTCCAACCCTAACCAGATCCACACCACCCCGACCGCACCGCTCCCGGGAGACGACTCGACACCGCCCCCGCCCcccaccgcctcctccgccgcgcggAAGCTCCCCATCAAGCGCCGCTCCCCGCCGCGCCCCTCCGCCtcgccgacctcctccggcgccaacCCCGCCTCCCCCAACCCCGCCTTCAAGTTCCAGCGCATCTGGTCCGAGACCGACGAGCTGCGCTTCCTGCAGGGCCTGCTCGGCTGCGGCCCGCAGGGCCAGGGCCTCGCCTTCCCGCGCGACCTCAACGTCTTCTACGACCAGTTCTCCGAGTCCATGCCGCAGCCCTACACGCGCTCCCAGCTCTCCGAGAAGCTGCGCCGCCTCAAGAACAAgcaccgcgccgtcgccgcccgcgtCGCCAAGGGCCTCGACCCCGCCCGACTCGCCCCGCACGACCGCGACGTGCTCCACCTCTGCTCCCGCCTCTGGGACCCCGCCTACGCCGCAAACTCCCCCTTCGCGGGCCCCGACAGCGCCAACAAGCGCCGACGCGCCAACCCCCAGGgtcagggaggaggagcgccgctcGACCTCCTCCCAGCCCCCTCCGGAGATAGTAGCTACAACGGGGGGAttacctcctccgccgccgctccggGCGCCTTCCCGGATGAGATGTACCTCGAGCAGGAAAGCGCCCAAAACAACCTTCCCTATTTTGACCACCAAGGTGTTGCTCCTCTTGCAGCTGACCCCAGCCTTGATGGGGTTGCCATGTCTCAACCCAGCGAGACCGTCCATGCTTTTGACAATCAAGCCGTTGCTGCTTTCACCAACATCGCGCACAATGGAGCTGCAATGGTTGCAGACAACGGGAACTGCAAGGTAACGCCGCCACGCAGCAACGACCACCGCGTGGCGAGCGCCGTCCTGGATATCTTCGAGGAGTGTATGAGGGAGGCCAAGGCCGAAGGAGCAACCTGCGATGCAAACGCAGAGGAAACCGAACTTGCCAAGCGGTGGAGGCAGCAGAGGATTGATGAGCTCGATGTGCTGAGCCGAAGGCTCAGGTTGATCATTGAAGATACTACTACTGCAGCAGGGCACTGA